The Haliaeetus albicilla chromosome 19, bHalAlb1.1, whole genome shotgun sequence genome has a segment encoding these proteins:
- the CENPM gene encoding centromere protein M isoform X2, which produces MAVLQPYDKLPALSSAVLLLVGSDGGLQQRLAEAILREKKNFKISIHLATSLPLPPERDHLRPRIDLVAFMIDIKSKYSLKNVEASLAYVDDSFFLGKVCFLVTGALRNWRDQTVLLSVGTVVLCP; this is translated from the exons GCCCTACGACAAGCTCCCGGCGCTCAGCTCCGCCGTCCTCCTG CTGGTGGGCTCGGACGGTGGGCTGCAGCAGCGGCTGGCGGAGGCGATCCTGCGGGAGAAGAAGAACTTCAAGATCAGCAt TCACCTTGCTACATCCCTCCCCTTACCTCCAGAGAGGGATCACCTTCGGCCCAGGATAGATCTGGTTGCATTTATGATTGACATCAAGAGCAAATACAG CTTGAAGAATGTTGAAGCTTCCCTAGCATATGTGGATGACAGCTTCTTCCTGGGGAAAGTATGCTTTCTTGTCACTGGGG CTCTGAGGAACTGGAGGGACCAGACTGTACTGCTCAGTGTTGGAACAGTGGTGCTGTGTCCCTGA
- the CENPM gene encoding centromere protein M isoform X1, with protein MAVLQPYDKLPALSSAVLLLVGSDGGLQQRLAEAILREKKNFKISIHLATSLPLPPERDHLRPRIDLVAFMIDIKSKYSLKNVEASLAYVDDSFFLGKVCFLVTGVGRVNYCSIEMNAIRNLGEVYCSPVLFCELEVEGSQVATAQRLLRMLEICAGHVPGVSALSFSSLMRNCADD; from the exons GCCCTACGACAAGCTCCCGGCGCTCAGCTCCGCCGTCCTCCTG CTGGTGGGCTCGGACGGTGGGCTGCAGCAGCGGCTGGCGGAGGCGATCCTGCGGGAGAAGAAGAACTTCAAGATCAGCAt TCACCTTGCTACATCCCTCCCCTTACCTCCAGAGAGGGATCACCTTCGGCCCAGGATAGATCTGGTTGCATTTATGATTGACATCAAGAGCAAATACAG CTTGAAGAATGTTGAAGCTTCCCTAGCATATGTGGATGACAGCTTCTTCCTGGGGAAAGTATGCTTTCTTGTCACTGGGG TTGGCAGGGTGAATTACTGCAGCATAGAGATGAACGCCATCCGGAACCTGGGAGAAGTCTACTGCAGCCCTGTGCTATTCTGTGAGCTGGAG GTGGAAGGGTCACAAGTTGCCACTGCTCAGCGACTTCTCCGGATGTTAGAGATCTGTGCTGGTCACGTACCAGGAGTTTCTGCCTTGTCCTTTAGCTCACTGATGAGAAACTGTGCTGATGACTAG
- the TNFRSF13C gene encoding tumor necrosis factor receptor superfamily member 13C, producing MRERGSHSQSAMSSSGKATGASSCLSSQCFDLLTRSCVKCSDLFRDNTTLPLLTLPASRPTAEPGHAAPTSALAPTIPSADLPSTLLIFGVPAAVGLILVLAALWGFLACKVGKQRRKRKAADEEAEANMDATSPLPSLGCQDPAMPEGDATLAPARALCPHLNGGLKMPGLPGKAGAKRRPCCQGDADGDIVLLSAVYPRHEECNHGFPLPATELGAAALVTTKTTQNSPGEERA from the exons ATGCGGGAGCGGGGCTCTCACTCCCAATCTGCCATGTCCTCATCAGGAAAAGCCACCGGtgcttcctcctgcctctcctcccagtGCTTCGACCTCCTGACCAGGTCCTGTGTCAAGTGCTCCGACTTGTTCAGGGACAACACAA CTCTCCCCCTCCTGACGCTGCCGGCATCTCGCCCCACAGCAGAGCCCGGCCACGCAGCGCCCACCTCTGCcctggcacccaccatcccctCGGCAGACCTGCCCAGCACCCTCCTGATCTTTGGGGTCCCAGCAGCGGTGGGGCTCATCCTGGTCCTGGCCGCCCTCTGGGGCTTCCTGGCCTGCAAGgtggggaagcagaggaggaagaggaaggcagCGGACGAGGAGGCCGAAG CAAACATGGATGCCAccagccccctgcccagcctgggctGCCAGGACCCTGCCATGCCGGAGGGAGATGCCACTCTGGCCCCAGCCCGAGCTCTGTGCCCACATCTCAATGGAGGCCTGAAGatgccggggctgcccgggaaAGCAGGGGCGAAACGGAGGCCATGCTGCCAGGGTGATGCTGACGGTGACATCgtcctgctctctgctgtgtACCCCCGGCACGAGGAGTGCAACCACGGCTTCCCACTGCCCGCCACCgagctgggggctgcagccctggtCACCACCAAAACCACCCAGAACTCTCCCGGAGAGGAGAGAGCCTGA